Within the Pseudomonas chlororaphis subsp. aurantiaca genome, the region GCGGGCCGGGCGGGCTCGGCGCTGACCGCGGAAATCGGCAACATGAAAGCCACCGAACAGCTCTCCAGCCTGGAGATGATCGGTGTCGACCCGCTCAAATACATTGTCGCGCCACGTCTGTGGGCCGGTTTCATTTCCCTGCCGTTGCTGGCGATTATCTTCAGCGTGGTGGGCATCTGGGGCGGTTCGTGGGTGGCCGTCGACTGGCTGGGGGTCTATGAAGGTTCCTACTGGTCGAACATGCAAAACAGCGTGACGTTCAATGAGGACGTGCTCAATGGCATCATCAAGAGCATCGTTTTCGCCTTTGTCGTGACCTGGATCGCCGTATTCCAAGGCTATGACTGCGAGCCCACTTCAGAGGGGATCAGTCGTGCCACTACCAAGACCGTTGTGTACGCCTCGTTGGCTGTACTCGGCCTGGACTTTATTCTGACCGCCTTGATGTTTGGAGATTTCTGATGCAAAACCGCACCCTGGAAATCGGTGTCGGCCTTTTCCTGCTGGCCGGCATCCTGGCTTTGCTGTTGCTTGCCTTGCGGGTCAGTGGCTTGTCCCCGACCTCGAGCACCGATACTTATAAACTTTACGCATATTTCGACAATATCGCCGGTTTGACGGTCAGAGCTAAGGTGACCATGGCCGGTGTGACCATCGGCAAGGTCACGGCTATCGATCTGGACCGCGACAGTTTCACTGGTCGGGTCACGCTGCAGTTGGAAAAGCGCGTAGATAACCTGCCGACCGACTCGACTGCATCTATCCTGACCGCTGGGCTGCTCGGCGAGAAATACATTGGTATCAGCGTCGGCGGCGAAGACACGTTGCTCAAGGATGGCGGGACCATCCACGACACCCAGTCTTCACTGGTGCTTGAGGACCTGATCGGTAAATTCCTGCTCAATACCGTTAGCAAAGACGCCAAATGAGGATTTTTTCATGATCTCTACCTTGCGACGTAGCCTGTTGGTATTACTGGCGGCATTGCCGTTGATGGCTCACGCCGTGGCGGCGCCTTCCGCGCATGATCTGGTACAGGACACCACCAACCGTCTGCTGGCCGACCTGGCTGCCAACAAGGAAAAGTACAAGCAGGACCCGCAAGACTTTTATGCGGCGCTGAACAGTATCGTGGGCCCGGTCGTGGATGCCGAAGGTATTTCCAAGAGCATCATGACGGTCAAGTACTCGCGCAAAGCCACGCCGGAA harbors:
- the mlaD gene encoding outer membrane lipid asymmetry maintenance protein MlaD; the protein is MQNRTLEIGVGLFLLAGILALLLLALRVSGLSPTSSTDTYKLYAYFDNIAGLTVRAKVTMAGVTIGKVTAIDLDRDSFTGRVTLQLEKRVDNLPTDSTASILTAGLLGEKYIGISVGGEDTLLKDGGTIHDTQSSLVLEDLIGKFLLNTVSKDAK
- the mlaE gene encoding lipid asymmetry maintenance ABC transporter permease subunit MlaE, with amino-acid sequence MRKVSLLERIRLFGHSGIDVLAVLGRSSLMLFHVLFGRGSIGGSFGLLVKQLHSVGVMSLVIIVVSGIFIGMVLALQGFNILSSYGSEQAVGQMVALTLLRELGPVVTALLFAGRAGSALTAEIGNMKATEQLSSLEMIGVDPLKYIVAPRLWAGFISLPLLAIIFSVVGIWGGSWVAVDWLGVYEGSYWSNMQNSVTFNEDVLNGIIKSIVFAFVVTWIAVFQGYDCEPTSEGISRATTKTVVYASLAVLGLDFILTALMFGDF